AGGCGACGATCGCGTCGCGGGTGACCCGGAGCCATTGCGCGGCTATCTCGTACCCCCGCTCGGCGAATCCTGCGCCGCCCGGATAGCCGTCGTAGACGAAGACGGTCAGGGTCCCGGTGTCCGGGTGCAGCGCCGTCGAGACACCCCCGATGTCCCACCGGTCGCAGGTGGCCAGGAGCGGCAGCAGCCCGATCGCGGCGTGCTCGGCGGCGTGGGCCGACCCGGGCACGTCGTCGTTCTCCATCGTGGCGGCCACGACCTCGGCCGACAGGGTCCACCAGACGGCCTTGGTCTGGAGCGTACGAGCCGGCAGCTCGAGCAGCTCCTCGCCGAGGACGCCGCCGCCGGAGGTGCTGCGCTTGAGGTAGGACACGACCTGGTTGACCACCTCGACCGAGCCGAACGACATCGTCGCGGCCCCCCAGTGCTCGGTCCGCTCGGTCTCCGTCACGGCGATCTCGGTGACCGACCGGGCCATCGTCGAGTAGTCGGGGTCGTCGCGGTGGACGATCGCGACACCGTGCTCCAGGTCGTACTCGTCGACGAGGTGCACGTCGCCCTGGTGGACGTAGACGGCTCCCTCGTGCACCGTCGAGTCCGCGGAGCCGCCGTCGACCGTGCCGATGAGCCGGCCGGTCGAGGCGTCCACGATCTGCACGGGCGACCCTCCGCTGGACCGGATGTCGGCGAGGTTGCTGGCCCGCTCGCGCTTGGTCCAGAACCATCCGGCCGCCCGCTTGCGCAGCCAGCCCGCGGCCTCCAGGGCGGTGACGCCCTCGGCGGCCCGCGGTCCGAACAGGTCGAAGTCGTTCTCCGTCAGCGGGATCTCCTGCGCGGCCGCGGCGAGGTGCGGCCCGAGGACGTACGGGTTGTCGGGGTCGAAGACGGACGCCTCGACGGCCGTGCCGAGCAGCGCCTCGGGGTGGTGCACGAGGAACGTGTCCAGCGGGTCGTCGCGGGCCACGAGGATGCCGATCGAGGCGTGGCCCGACCGGCCGGCGCGCCCGAACTGCTGCTGCAGCGCGGCACGGGTGCCGGGGAACCCGACCGTGATGACCGCGTCGAGTCCCGCGATGTCGATCCCGAGCTCGAGCGCGTTGGTGCTCGCCAGGCCCAGCAGGTCGCCGCTGCGGAGCCGGTGTTCCAGCTCCCGGCGCTCCTCGGGGAGGTACCCGCCGCGGTAGGTCGCGACCCGCCGGACGAGCTCCGGGTCGACCTCGCCGAGGCGTCGCTGGGCGGTCGCGGCGACGGTCTCCGCACCCCGACGGGAACGCACGAACGCGAGGGTGCGCACCTGCCCGATGACCAGGTCGGTCAGCAGCTCGCCCGCCTCGGTGGTGGCCGACCGGCGCACCGCGCCGGGGTTGGCGGGGTCGACACCGGGGATGATGGGCGGCTCCCACAGCGCGATCGTGCGGGCCGCGTGCGGGGACGAGTCCTCGGTGACCGGCACGACGTCCAGCCCGGTCAGCCGGGAGGCGAAGACCTCCGGCTCGGCGACCGTCGCCGACGACAGCACGAACGTGGGGTCGGCGCCGTAGTACGCGCAGATCCGGCGCAGTCGCCGCAGCACGTGGGCCACGTGGGCGCCGAAGACGCCGCGGTAGTGGTGGCACTCGTCCACCACGACGTGGGTCAGCCCGCCGAGCACCCGGGTCCAGCGCGCGTGACCCGGCAGGATCGAGTGGTGGAGCGTGTCGGGATTGGTCAGCAGGTAGTTCGCGTGGTCGCGGGCCCAGGCCCGTTCCTCGCGGGAGTTGTCGCCGTCGACGGTCGCCGGACGGGCGAACGCCGAGGCACCGGCGAGGCGACGGAGCTGGTCGGCGGCCAGGGCCTTGGTCGGTGCGAGGTACAGCACCGTCGGCATCCGGTTGCCCCGCAGTGCGCTGCCGGTGCGCCCGGCGGCGAGCCCGGTCAGCGCGGGCGCCTGGAACGCCAGCGACTTGCCGGAGGCCGTGCCCGTCGAGATGACGGTGTGACGGCCCTCGTGGACGTGGTGCAGCGCCTCGGCCTGGTGGCCCCACAACGACGTGATGCCCTCCGCGGCGTACATCTCCCGCACCGCTGGGTCGACCCACTCGGGCCACGGCTCGATGACGGCCTCGCGGGCCGGCACGTGCTCGACGTGGGTCACGCGTTCGCCGTAGCGCAGCACGAGGTCGGCAGGATCCACCCGCAGAGTCTCCCAGAGCGGCCATGAGCGGCACGTCCCGACCGCGTACGCAGCCGGGCGGGAGCGGTGACTTCGTGATTTGATTAGCCGAGACGAGCGCACAACAGAACAGGGAGATCGTCGATGGAGCTGGCACTGACGTCCCGCACGGACGGGGACTTCGAGATCATCGAGGTCGGTGGCGAGATCGACGTCTACACGGCTCCGCGTCTGCGCGAGGCGATCGTCACGGCGGTCGAGGCCGGGCACACCAAGCTCATCATCGACGTCCAGCGCGTCGACTTCCTCGACTCGACCGGTCTCGGCGTCCTGGTCGGGGCCCTGAAGCGCGTCCGTGCCGACGGCGGATCCCTCGACATCGTGTGCACGCAGGAGCGGATCCTCAAGATCTTCCAGATCACCGGCCTGGACAAGGTCTTCGGTCTACATGCGTCGATCGAGGACGCCCGCGCCACTCCGGCGTGACCGACATCACACTTCTTCCCGAAGACGGCATGTAACGTGCGTCACGCGGACTGTCCCTCAGCCCGCGGCACGCTCTTGCGACCTCGGGAGGAATTTCATGGCGAACGCGACGTTGGTTGCGGCTGCCGGTGACCTCGACCTGTCCAACGACAACGCCGTCTGGGTGTACGGCGTTGCGGCAGTCGGGCTCATCGCACTGATCATGGCTGCGGTATTTCGTGCCGAGGTGCTGAAGGCATCAGAAGGCACCAGCCGGATGCAGGAGATAGGACTCGCGGTCCAGGAAGGCGCCTCGGCGTACCTGGGCCGCATGTTCAGGACCCTCGCCGTGTTCGCGGTCCTGGCGTTCGGGCTGCTGTTCCTGCTGCCGGGCGATGCGGAGATCCGCATCGGCCGGTCGATCTACTTCCTCCTGGGGGCCGGGTTCTCCGCGGCCATCGGGTACATCGGCATGTGGCTGGCGACCCGGGCCAACATCCGCGTCGCGGCCGCGGCCCAGGGTGACGGGCGCGAGGCCGCGATGCGGATCGCGTTCCGCACCGGTGCGACGGTCGGCATGCTGACCGTCGGTCTCGGACTCGTCGGCGCCGCGTCCGTCGTCCTGATCTACGAGGGCGACGCACCTCGGGTGCTCGAGGGCTTCGGCTTCGGTGCGGCTCTGCTCGCGATGTTCATGCGCGTGGGCGGCGGCATCTTCACCAAGGCCGCCGACGTCGGCGCCGACCTCGTGGGCAAGGTCGAGCAGAACATCCCCGAGGACGATCCCCGCAACGCCGCCACGATCGCGGACAACGTGGGTGACAACGTCGGCGACTGCGCCGGCATGGCGGCGGACCTCTTCGAGTCGTACGCCGTGACGCTCGTCGCGGCGCTGATCCTCGGCTCGGTCGCGTACGGCCAGGAGGGCCTCGTCATCCCGCTGGTGATCCCCGCGATCGGCGCGATCACCGCCCTGCTGGGCGTCTACATCACCCGTCCCCGGGTCGGCGAGGGCGGACTGGCCACCATCAACCGGTCCTTCTACCTCTCGGCCCTGATCTCGGCCGTCGCCTCGTCGGCGTTCCTGTGGTTCTTCCTGCCGTCCTCGTTCGAGGGCCTGACGGGCGGAGGTGGCGAGACGGTCATCGAGTCGGTCTTCGGCCAGCTCACCCAGAACCTCGACTCGGCAAGCGGCAGCGATCCTCGCCTGATCGCGATCGCCGCGGTGCTGATCGGCATCGTCCTGGCTGCGGTGATCCTGGCCCTCACCGGCTACTTCACCGGCACCGAGACGCGCCCGGTCAAGGACGTCGCCCTGACGTCGCGCACGGGCGCCGCCACGGTCATCCTGTCCGGGCTCTCGGTCGGCTTCGAGTCGGCCGTCTACACCGCCCTGGTCATCGGCGCCGCGGTCTTCGGCGCGTTCCTGCTGGGCAGCGGATCCGTCATCGTCTCGCTGTTCGCGGTCGCCCTGGCCGGTTGTGGTCTGCTGACCACGGTCGGCGTCATCGTCGCGATGGACACCTTCGGCCCCGTCAGCGACAACGCCCAGGGCATCGCGGAGATGTCGGGCGACGTCGACGAGGAGGGCGCGCAGATCCTG
Above is a genomic segment from Aeromicrobium chenweiae containing:
- a CDS encoding DEAD/DEAH box helicase — translated: MDPADLVLRYGERVTHVEHVPAREAVIEPWPEWVDPAVREMYAAEGITSLWGHQAEALHHVHEGRHTVISTGTASGKSLAFQAPALTGLAAGRTGSALRGNRMPTVLYLAPTKALAADQLRRLAGASAFARPATVDGDNSREERAWARDHANYLLTNPDTLHHSILPGHARWTRVLGGLTHVVVDECHHYRGVFGAHVAHVLRRLRRICAYYGADPTFVLSSATVAEPEVFASRLTGLDVVPVTEDSSPHAARTIALWEPPIIPGVDPANPGAVRRSATTEAGELLTDLVIGQVRTLAFVRSRRGAETVAATAQRRLGEVDPELVRRVATYRGGYLPEERRELEHRLRSGDLLGLASTNALELGIDIAGLDAVITVGFPGTRAALQQQFGRAGRSGHASIGILVARDDPLDTFLVHHPEALLGTAVEASVFDPDNPYVLGPHLAAAAQEIPLTENDFDLFGPRAAEGVTALEAAGWLRKRAAGWFWTKRERASNLADIRSSGGSPVQIVDASTGRLIGTVDGGSADSTVHEGAVYVHQGDVHLVDEYDLEHGVAIVHRDDPDYSTMARSVTEIAVTETERTEHWGAATMSFGSVEVVNQVVSYLKRSTSGGGVLGEELLELPARTLQTKAVWWTLSAEVVAATMENDDVPGSAHAAEHAAIGLLPLLATCDRWDIGGVSTALHPDTGTLTVFVYDGYPGGAGFAERGYEIAAQWLRVTRDAIVACECQDGCPSCVQSPKCGNGNEPLDKAGAVRLLDAFLVDAPTG
- a CDS encoding STAS domain-containing protein; this translates as MELALTSRTDGDFEIIEVGGEIDVYTAPRLREAIVTAVEAGHTKLIIDVQRVDFLDSTGLGVLVGALKRVRADGGSLDIVCTQERILKIFQITGLDKVFGLHASIEDARATPA
- a CDS encoding sodium-translocating pyrophosphatase, which gives rise to MANATLVAAAGDLDLSNDNAVWVYGVAAVGLIALIMAAVFRAEVLKASEGTSRMQEIGLAVQEGASAYLGRMFRTLAVFAVLAFGLLFLLPGDAEIRIGRSIYFLLGAGFSAAIGYIGMWLATRANIRVAAAAQGDGREAAMRIAFRTGATVGMLTVGLGLVGAASVVLIYEGDAPRVLEGFGFGAALLAMFMRVGGGIFTKAADVGADLVGKVEQNIPEDDPRNAATIADNVGDNVGDCAGMAADLFESYAVTLVAALILGSVAYGQEGLVIPLVIPAIGAITALLGVYITRPRVGEGGLATINRSFYLSALISAVASSAFLWFFLPSSFEGLTGGGGETVIESVFGQLTQNLDSASGSDPRLIAIAAVLIGIVLAAVILALTGYFTGTETRPVKDVALTSRTGAATVILSGLSVGFESAVYTALVIGAAVFGAFLLGSGSVIVSLFAVALAGCGLLTTVGVIVAMDTFGPVSDNAQGIAEMSGDVDEEGAQILTELDAVGNTTKAITKGIAIATAVLAATALFGAYTDAIKDAVEDVGDGFDGSIKVGDLLATLGVFNVADPSILVGLLIGAAVVFLFAGLAINAVGRAAGAVVFEVRRQFRDIPGIMEGTGRPEYGKVVDICTRDSLRELATPGILAIFAPIAVGFGLGVGALGAYLAGAIATGTLMAVFLANSGGAWDNAKKLVEDGNHGGKGSSAHEATVIGDTVGDPFKDTAGPAINPLLKVMNLVALLIVPLVIRYSYGDDASDALRYTVAGVSTLIIVAAVYVSKRRPVAIDPEIAEKIAA